In the genome of Deltaproteobacteria bacterium, one region contains:
- a CDS encoding TIGR01777 family protein, whose product MRILITGGTGFVGRALVAQCVADGHHCTLLTRGVTEPILVSSQLTHRPWDPFQPGPWQAAVEGIDAVIHLAGESVAARQWSMAQRMRITQSRVVSTQLLVEAIGRAAQPPATLLCASAIGYYGDGGESWLTEAHAAGDDFLAQVCREWEAAARAATAWGTRVVSLRIGLVLGPNGGALARMLPAFRLGLGGRLGPGDQWMSWIHRDDLIALLCFALHDARVHGPVNAVSPSPVRNRDFTQCLAALLHRPAVCPLPAPLLRLLLGERAQLLLASQRVSAAHALALGFQFSQPELAGALRACVIR is encoded by the coding sequence ATGCGCATCCTGATCACCGGTGGAACGGGCTTTGTCGGGCGCGCGCTCGTAGCACAATGCGTGGCGGACGGGCATCACTGTACACTCCTCACGCGCGGTGTGACTGAGCCGATCCTTGTTTCCTCCCAACTCACGCATCGCCCGTGGGACCCCTTCCAGCCAGGCCCATGGCAAGCGGCTGTTGAAGGCATTGATGCCGTCATTCATTTAGCTGGGGAATCAGTTGCTGCGCGACAATGGTCAATGGCGCAGCGGATGCGAATTACACAGAGTCGTGTTGTCAGCACGCAATTATTAGTCGAAGCCATAGGTCGTGCGGCGCAGCCCCCTGCCACGCTGCTCTGTGCCTCCGCGATCGGTTATTATGGCGATGGCGGAGAATCGTGGCTGACGGAAGCGCATGCGGCGGGTGATGATTTCTTGGCGCAAGTCTGTCGTGAATGGGAAGCGGCTGCGCGTGCGGCGACTGCATGGGGAACGCGCGTGGTCTCCTTACGGATCGGCCTTGTGCTGGGTCCTAATGGCGGGGCATTGGCCCGCATGCTCCCCGCATTCAGGCTGGGTCTTGGCGGTCGACTGGGCCCTGGCGATCAATGGATGAGCTGGATCCACCGAGACGATCTCATCGCGCTGCTGTGTTTCGCGCTGCACGACGCACGTGTCCATGGCCCGGTGAACGCCGTCAGTCCGTCTCCAGTGCGCAATCGTGATTTCACGCAGTGTCTCGCAGCGCTGCTCCATCGCCCAGCCGTGTGTCCACTCCCTGCCCCATTGCTTCGCCTGCTGTTAGGAGAGCGCGCCCAACTCCTGTTGGCGAGCCAGCGCGTCAGCGCCGCGCACGCGCTGGCACTGGGATTCCAATTTTCGCAGCCAGAGCTCGCAGGGGCACTCCGTGCTTGCGTGATACGATAA
- a CDS encoding PilZ domain-containing protein — translation MPPREQRVWVRVPLMMSVECRFADGVVIRGETKDLGFGGLFLFSPLQRPVGQLCQVRITSRAGADAIEATARIHRCDELGMALLFTALLPPHRERLRDLLVGAATDAAPILRDYHQLAGTRKSS, via the coding sequence ATGCCTCCTCGTGAACAGCGCGTGTGGGTGCGGGTGCCGCTGATGATGTCCGTGGAATGTCGCTTTGCGGACGGAGTCGTGATTCGGGGCGAAACGAAAGACCTTGGCTTCGGCGGGCTTTTTCTCTTTTCCCCATTACAGCGACCAGTGGGACAACTGTGTCAAGTGCGGATCACATCTCGCGCTGGAGCAGATGCGATCGAGGCAACGGCGCGGATTCACCGCTGTGATGAACTGGGAATGGCACTGCTATTTACCGCGCTGCTTCCACCACATCGAGAACGATTGCGAGATTTGCTCGTCGGCGCCGCGACCGATGCAGCGCCGATTCTCCGCGATTATCATCAATTGGCCGGCACGCGAAAATCCTCCTAA